One stretch of Miscanthus floridulus cultivar M001 chromosome 18, ASM1932011v1, whole genome shotgun sequence DNA includes these proteins:
- the LOC136524780 gene encoding serine carboxypeptidase-like 34: MNGGEKTVFERQEADRVEALPGQPSEVGFRHFSGYVTVNQTHARALFYWFMDDAHKKPVVLWLNGGPGCSSLGTGAIEELGPFLIQNPGTNRHELRLNPESWNKEANLLFLESPAGVGFSYTNTTSDLHKFGDKLTAHDAYTFLVEWFKRFPQFKGHDFCITGESYAGILARTPGARSSGLYLVSIACICFMIGNAAIDDASDDRGMVEYAWDHVISDELHDAIATHCDFSRNDAGSDFSSDAAASQQSDACDRAMDAFYEAFDDIDIYSLYAPVCTATTNSSSSSSSSGGGQHRPSY; the protein is encoded by the exons ATGAATGGCGGCGAGAAG ACGGTGTTCGAGCGGCAGGAGGCTGACCGGGTGGAGGCCCTGCCGGGGCAGCCGTCGGAGGTGGGCTTCCGTCACTTCTCCGGGTACGTGACGGTGAACCAGACGCACGCCCGCGCGCTCTTCTACTGGTTCATGGACGACGCCCACAAGAAGCCGGTGGTGCTCTGGCTCAACGGCGGGCCCGGGTGCTCGTCGCTGGGCACCGGTGCAATCGAGGAGCTGGGACCCTTCCTGATCCAGAACCCTGGAACAAATCGCCATGAGCTCCGGCTCAACCCAGAATCCTGGAACAAAG AGGCGAATCTGCTCTTCTTGGAATCCCCTGCTGGGGTTGGCTTCTCTTACACCAACACCACCTCAGATCTCCACAAATTTGGCGACAAGCTCACAG CCCATGATGCCTACACCTTCCTGGTGGAGTGGTTCAAGAGGTTTCCACAGTTCAAGGGCCATGATTTCTGCATCACTGGGGAGAGCTACGCAGGTATACTAGCCAGGACACCAGGAGCTCGCTCGTCCGGCCTCTATCTGGTTTCCATTGCATGCATTTGCTTCATGATCGGGAACGCCGCGATCGACGACGCCTCCGACGACCGCGGCATGGTGGAGTACGCCTGGGACCACGTCATCTCCGACGAGCTCCACGACGCCATCGCCACGCACTGCGACTTCTCCAGGAACGACGCCGGCAGCGACTTCTCCAGCGACGCCGCGGCCAGCCAGCAGAGCGACGCCTGCGACCGCGCCATGGACGCCTTCTACGAAGCCTTCGACGACATCGACATCTACAGCCTCTACGCCCCCGTATGCACGGCCACCACcaactcatcctcctcctcctccagcagCGGCGGCGGTCAGCACCGTCCCTCCTACTGA